The nucleotide sequence CCGGCTGGTGGGCCGGGAAGCCGGTACCGGCATCGTCGGTTGGGCCCTGCGGGGCCACCGGGAGTTCGGCGGCGACCTCGACGGCATTCCGACCACGTCGGCACCGGACGCGGTCGAACCGGGCGAGCGGGCGCCGCAGCCCAACGGCGTCACCGGGATCGACCACGTCGTGCTGCTGACGCCGGACCTCGCGCGGACCGTCGCGGCGCTCGGCGCGGCCGGCGTCGCACCGCGGCGCGAACGCGACGCCCGGATGGCCGGCCGGGCGATCCGTCAGGTGTTCTTCCGGCTCGGCGAGGTGATCGTCGAGGTCGTGGGCTCCCCCGACGTGGCCGACGACGGTCCGTCGACGCTGTGGGGCATCACCTACGTCGTCACGGACCTCGACGCCACGGCCGCACGCTTCGGCGACCGGACCGGCCCGGTGAAGGACGCCGTGCAACCGGGACGCCGAATCACCACGCTGCGGCACGAGGCGTTCGGGATGTCGGTCCGCACGGCGCTCATCTCGGCGCGCCAGTGAGAC is from Mycolicibacterium grossiae and encodes:
- a CDS encoding VOC family protein, with the protein product MTEQLSVATLDVADPTDAWTHAGFTVAADGSCHVGGVRIRLVGREAGTGIVGWALRGHREFGGDLDGIPTTSAPDAVEPGERAPQPNGVTGIDHVVLLTPDLARTVAALGAAGVAPRRERDARMAGRAIRQVFFRLGEVIVEVVGSPDVADDGPSTLWGITYVVTDLDATAARFGDRTGPVKDAVQPGRRITTLRHEAFGMSVRTALISARQ